The Xanthomonas sontii genome contains a region encoding:
- the proP gene encoding glycine betaine/L-proline transporter ProP: protein MSEFHAHFGWFKRRRQLQVEEVTVVDKPMLKRAVGAAALGNAMEWFDFGVYGYLAVTLGHVFFPSTNPTAQLIATFATFTVAFLVRPLGGLVFGPLGDRYGRQKVLAATMILMALGTFSIGLIPSYARIGIWAPILLLVARLVQGFSTGGEYGGAATFIAEYSTDRNRGFMSSWLEFGTLGGYIAGAATVTALHFALSDAQMHDWGWRVPFLIAGPLGLLGLYMRMKLEETPAFQAYAEEAEKREHDAPGLGALFRVHWPQLLKCVGLVLVFNVTDYMLLTYMPSYLSVTMGYAESKGLLLIIIVMLVMMPLNVLGGLFSDRLGRKPMVIGACIALLVLAVPCLRLVGTGNDWLIFLGLMLLGVALVCFTSSMPSTLPALFYTPVRYSALSIAFNVSVSLFGGTTPLVTAWLVERTGDPLVPAYYLMGAAVVGIATMAFVRETAGLPLRGSPPAVASEAEAHALLRSDEPLTVDPTRPELPASPEPPSQAMPT, encoded by the coding sequence ATGTCGGAGTTCCACGCCCATTTCGGATGGTTCAAGCGCCGCCGCCAACTGCAGGTGGAAGAAGTCACCGTCGTCGACAAACCCATGCTCAAGCGGGCGGTCGGCGCGGCGGCGCTGGGCAACGCGATGGAATGGTTCGACTTCGGCGTGTACGGCTACCTGGCCGTGACCCTGGGCCACGTGTTCTTTCCCAGCACCAACCCGACCGCGCAGCTGATCGCCACGTTCGCGACCTTCACCGTCGCGTTCCTGGTGCGCCCGCTGGGCGGGCTGGTGTTCGGCCCGCTGGGCGACCGCTACGGCCGGCAGAAGGTGCTGGCCGCGACCATGATCCTGATGGCGCTGGGCACATTTTCGATCGGCCTGATCCCCTCCTACGCGCGCATCGGCATCTGGGCGCCGATCCTGTTGCTGGTGGCGCGGCTCGTGCAGGGCTTTTCCACCGGCGGCGAATACGGCGGCGCGGCGACCTTCATCGCCGAGTACTCCACCGATCGCAACCGCGGCTTCATGAGCAGCTGGCTGGAGTTCGGCACATTGGGCGGCTATATCGCCGGCGCCGCCACGGTGACCGCGCTGCACTTTGCGCTGAGCGATGCGCAGATGCACGACTGGGGCTGGCGCGTGCCGTTCCTGATCGCCGGCCCGCTGGGCCTACTCGGCCTGTACATGCGCATGAAGCTGGAGGAAACCCCGGCGTTCCAGGCCTATGCCGAAGAAGCGGAAAAGCGCGAGCACGATGCGCCGGGCCTGGGCGCGCTGTTCCGCGTGCACTGGCCGCAGTTGCTCAAGTGCGTGGGCCTGGTGCTGGTGTTCAACGTCACCGACTACATGCTGCTGACCTACATGCCCAGCTACCTCAGCGTCACCATGGGGTATGCCGAGAGCAAGGGCCTGCTGCTGATCATCATCGTGATGCTGGTGATGATGCCGCTCAACGTGCTCGGCGGGTTGTTCAGCGATCGCCTGGGCCGCAAGCCGATGGTGATCGGCGCCTGCATCGCGCTGCTGGTGCTGGCGGTGCCGTGCCTGCGGCTGGTCGGCACCGGCAACGACTGGCTGATCTTCCTCGGCCTGATGCTGCTGGGCGTGGCGCTGGTGTGCTTCACCAGCTCGATGCCGTCGACCTTGCCGGCGCTGTTCTACACCCCGGTGCGCTACAGCGCGCTGTCGATCGCCTTCAACGTGTCCGTGTCGCTGTTCGGCGGCACCACGCCGCTGGTCACCGCGTGGCTGGTCGAGCGCACCGGCGATCCGCTGGTGCCGGCGTACTACCTGATGGGGGCGGCGGTGGTCGGCATCGCGACCATGGCCTTCGTGCGCGAAACCGCCGGCCTGCCGCTGCGCGGTTCACCGCCGGCGGTGGCCAGCGAAGCCGAGGCGCATGCGCTGCTGCGCAGCGACGAGCCGCTGACCGTGGACCCGACCCGCCCCGAACTGCCGGCGTCGCCGGAACCGCCGTCGCAGGCCATGCCGACCTGA
- a CDS encoding MFS transporter, which yields MTHLPSARRNTLTLAAACLASLMFGLEISSVPVILPLLEAALHGSFRDLQWIMNAYTIACTTVLMATGTLADRYGRKRIFLICVFLFGVTSLVCGLAGSTALLIAGRFLQGMAGGAMLVCQFAVLSQQFADATARAKAFGIWGIVFGIGLGFGPIIGAGIVALWSWEWVFLVHVPISAIALGLALVGVEESRDPQRCRLDVAGIVSLSVAVLALAWFITQGPVAGFGSVSSLASLIIASGSCVAFVVAERRADAPMFDFSVFRIRDFSGALLGSMGMNFSFWPLMIYLPLLFQHGLGYGNVATGLSLLAYTLPTLVLPPLGERLALRYRAHTVIPAGLFAIGAGLLLMAWGSGTVRASWLTMLPGCLLAGTGLGIVNTPVTNTITASVCVARTGMASGMDTSARLISLAINIAVMGFILVEGVLSFLRRTLPTVDATLLRGLAERLSGGTAHAAGQGLSTPTVPPDVAAAAMIQGMQWVMLYGGISVWTLALCSVIVFGRCGAEHRSAVSKEVA from the coding sequence ATGACGCACCTTCCTTCCGCGCGCAGGAACACCCTCACGCTGGCGGCCGCCTGCCTGGCTTCGCTGATGTTCGGTCTGGAGATCTCCAGCGTGCCGGTGATCCTTCCCCTCCTCGAAGCGGCGCTGCACGGCAGCTTCCGCGATCTGCAGTGGATCATGAATGCCTACACCATCGCCTGCACCACCGTGCTGATGGCGACGGGCACGCTGGCCGACCGCTACGGGCGCAAGCGGATCTTCCTGATCTGCGTGTTCCTGTTCGGCGTGACCTCCTTGGTATGCGGCCTGGCAGGGAGCACGGCGCTGCTGATCGCTGGTCGCTTCCTTCAGGGGATGGCCGGGGGCGCCATGCTGGTGTGCCAGTTCGCCGTGCTCTCGCAGCAATTCGCAGACGCGACGGCCCGTGCCAAGGCGTTTGGGATCTGGGGGATCGTCTTCGGCATCGGCCTGGGTTTCGGCCCGATCATCGGTGCCGGCATCGTCGCGTTGTGGAGTTGGGAATGGGTTTTCCTTGTGCACGTTCCCATTTCCGCGATCGCCCTGGGGCTGGCGCTTGTCGGTGTCGAGGAGTCGCGCGATCCGCAGCGGTGCCGTTTGGACGTCGCCGGGATCGTCTCGCTGTCGGTCGCGGTGCTCGCCTTGGCGTGGTTCATCACGCAAGGGCCGGTAGCCGGCTTTGGCAGCGTTTCGTCGCTGGCGAGTCTGATCATCGCCAGCGGCAGCTGCGTCGCGTTCGTTGTGGCGGAGCGCCGCGCCGACGCGCCCATGTTCGACTTCTCGGTGTTCCGCATCCGCGACTTTTCCGGCGCCCTGTTGGGCTCGATGGGCATGAACTTCAGCTTCTGGCCGCTCATGATCTATCTGCCGCTGCTGTTCCAGCATGGGCTGGGCTACGGCAACGTGGCCACCGGACTTTCGCTGCTGGCTTACACCTTGCCGACCCTGGTGCTGCCGCCGTTGGGCGAGCGGCTGGCGCTGCGCTACCGCGCGCATACCGTGATTCCTGCCGGCCTGTTTGCGATCGGAGCCGGCTTGTTGCTGATGGCGTGGGGCAGCGGTACGGTGCGGGCCAGTTGGTTGACGATGCTCCCCGGGTGCCTGCTGGCCGGTACCGGGTTGGGGATCGTCAACACCCCGGTGACCAATACCATCACCGCGTCGGTCTGCGTCGCGCGTACCGGCATGGCCTCCGGCATGGACACCAGTGCGCGCCTGATCAGCCTTGCGATCAATATCGCGGTCATGGGATTCATCCTGGTGGAGGGCGTGTTGTCCTTTCTCCGCCGGACGCTGCCGACGGTCGACGCCACGTTGTTGCGGGGGCTGGCTGAGCGGCTTTCCGGCGGAACCGCACACGCGGCGGGGCAGGGCCTCTCCACGCCGACGGTTCCGCCCGACGTCGCGGCGGCAGCCATGATCCAAGGCATGCAATGGGTGATGTTGTATGGCGGCATCAGTGTCTGGACCCTCGCGCTCTGCAGCGTGATCGTGTTCGGCAGGTGTGGCGCCGAACATCGGTCTGCCGTGTCGAAAGAGGTCGCCTGA
- a CDS encoding LysR family transcriptional regulator: MDYDPDLLRTFVAVNETGGFTRAGERLHLTQSAISHHIRKLEAQAGTALLNRTTRRVSLTEDGEDFLRHATQVLQAHDALARRFRRSPVSGTVRFGAPESYVGDRLPPMLARFARMFPAVRLDVTVDTYAALHEQIVAGSLDLAVTLALEDDPTTPLLRRTRFVWAAAPAFAPAANAPVPLAFAPKPCLHRQVGTAALERADLAWRVAFTSPSQQGLRAAVKAGLAITALPQEDLEAGMVAVDERFGLPPLPHASFRLLWSEANRTPAAEALAQQLSQSPEALSGSDAMPAD, encoded by the coding sequence ATGGACTACGATCCGGATCTGTTACGCACCTTCGTTGCGGTGAACGAGACTGGCGGCTTCACGCGCGCAGGCGAACGGCTGCACCTCACCCAGTCGGCCATCAGCCATCACATTCGCAAACTGGAAGCGCAGGCCGGCACGGCACTGCTGAATCGCACAACCCGCCGGGTGAGCCTGACCGAAGACGGCGAAGACTTTCTTCGCCATGCGACGCAGGTGCTGCAGGCGCATGACGCGCTCGCACGGCGTTTCCGGCGTTCTCCGGTGTCCGGCACGGTGCGTTTCGGTGCCCCCGAAAGCTACGTCGGCGATCGCCTTCCGCCAATGCTGGCGCGGTTCGCACGGATGTTTCCGGCGGTGCGGCTGGACGTGACGGTGGATACCTATGCCGCGCTGCACGAGCAGATCGTTGCGGGCTCCCTCGACCTGGCGGTGACACTCGCACTGGAGGACGACCCGACAACGCCCCTGCTGCGCCGGACCCGCTTCGTGTGGGCGGCCGCGCCAGCGTTCGCGCCGGCCGCGAATGCGCCAGTCCCGCTCGCTTTTGCGCCCAAGCCCTGCCTGCACCGGCAGGTGGGAACCGCTGCACTGGAACGCGCCGATCTCGCCTGGCGAGTGGCATTCACCTCGCCAAGTCAGCAGGGACTGCGTGCCGCCGTGAAGGCCGGCCTGGCCATCACCGCCCTGCCCCAGGAAGATCTGGAAGCGGGAATGGTCGCCGTGGACGAGCGCTTTGGATTGCCGCCGTTGCCGCACGCCAGCTTCCGGCTGCTGTGGAGCGAGGCCAACCGAACGCCGGCAGCGGAGGCGCTAGCGCAACAACTATCGCAATCACCCGAGGCACTTTCCGGCAGCGACGCGATGCCCGCCGACTGA